A stretch of the Bombyx mori chromosome 14, ASM3026992v2 genome encodes the following:
- the LOC134200052 gene encoding uncharacterized protein LOC134200052 yields MKNWGTFAAVQVEKYFKSFHKTDDDSRKLYDKYNNKNNYDCSKLKVLITVICRCEALLLIAYYVLGIILFGLLRQKEQFVAVAFPWEFTTYGGLEEVAGTVRVLYGFYVEGAVILLAYCLASLLQRTRTKLEHWAQKYRLFETESPV; encoded by the exons A TGAAAAACTGGGGCACGTTCGCTGCGGTGCAAGtcgaaaaatatttcaaaagctTTCATAAAACTGATGATGATTCACGTAAACTTTACG ATAAATATAACAACAAGAATAATTATGACTGTAGTAAGCTTAAG gtactCATTACGGTTATATGCCGTTGCGAAGCTCTGTTACTGATCGCGTACTACGTTTTGGGAATAATATTGTTTGGCTTACTTCGACAGAAAGAACAATTTGTTGCTGTCGCGTTTCCTTGGGAATTTACTACGTATGGTGGATTGGAGGAA GTAGCTGGTACTGTACGAGTTTTGTACGGTTTCTATGTGGAGGGAGCAGTGATTTTACTGGCGTACTGTCTGGCGAGCTTACTTCAACGTACTCGTACTAAGCTAGAACACTGGGCTCAAAAATACAGATTGTTTGAGACAGAAAGTCCTGTTTAA
- the DnaJ-14 gene encoding protein tumorous imaginal discs, mitochondrial-like isoform X1, translated as MAPARSALGFLNSRTFNSLLTNTIPKTTYRFLHKCNNCERFVGSHAISDTSFKTYNFPKHRHIHTTNNLYNRADYYKVLGVSKNASAKDIKKAYYQLAKKYHPDANKSDPEASKKFQEVSEAYEILSDENKRKQYDTYGTTSEQMGMGGPGGPDGFTHQWQYKSTIDPEELFRKIFGDAGFKSNTFSDFAESQFGFGAAQEIIVNLRFTEAARGVNKDVNVNVVDTCPKCQGSRCELGTKAIRCTYCNGTGMETFSRGPFVMRSTCRHCHGTRMLIKYPCVECEGKGQSVQRKKITIPVPAGVEDGQTVRMSVGNNELFITFKVESSNYFKRDGPDVHTDCTISIAQAVLGGTVRIQGLYEDHTLQIVPGTSSHSTIRLSRKGMKRVSQHGHGDHYVHIKIQVPKTLTDKQKALMYAYAELEEDTPGQILGVSYDRDGKKVSIAEPHDLVDSVKEALKEKKSIEGTPEDDVLKESRGKG; from the exons ATGGCTCCTGCTCGGAGTGCTCTGGGATTTTTAAATTCAAGAActtttaattcattattaacTAATACAATACCTAAAACTACTTATAGATTTTTACATAAATGTAATAATTGTGAACGTTTTGTTGGAAGCCACGCCATATCGGATACTTCTTTCAAAACTT ATAATTTCCCGAAACATCGACATATTCACACTACAAATAATCTATATAACCGCGCCGATTATTATAAAGTACTCGGTGTATCCAAAAATGCATCGGCCAAAGACATCAAGAAGGCATACTATCAACTTGCGAAGAAATATCACCCTGACGCCAATAAATCGGACCCAGAAGCTTCGAAAAAGTTTCAAGAAGTATCTGAAGCCTATGAG ATATTATCAGATGAAAATAAACGTAAACAATATGACACATATGGCACAACGTCCGAACAAATGGGCATGGGTGGCCCCGGAGGCCCTGATGGTTTCACCCATCAGTGGCAGTACAAATCGACAATAGACCCTGAAGAATTGTTTAGGAAGATTTTTGGAGATGCTGGCTTCAAGAGTAATACTTTTAGTGATTTTGCTGAAAGCCAATTTGGGTTTGGCGCAGCTCAAGAG ATTATAGTAAATTTGAGGTTCACTGAAGCAGCTCGAGGTGTTAATAAAGATGTCAATGTTAATGTTGTTGACACCTGTCCAAAATGCCAAGGTTCTCGTTGTGAGCTAGGAACAAAAGCTATAAGATGCACATATTGTAATGGAACTGGAATGGAAACATTTTCAAGAG GTCCATTTGTAATGCGCTCAACATGCAGACATTGTCATGGTACAAGAATGTTGATAAAATACCCGTGTGTTGAATGTGAAGGAAAGGGACAGTCT GTACAACGTAAGAAAATAACAATACCTGTGCCAGCTGGTGTGGAAGATGGTCAGACAGTGCGTATGTCGGTTGGAAACAATGAATTATTTATCACATTTAAAGTGGAGTCTTCGAATTATTTCAAAAGAGACGGTCCTGATGTACATACTGATTGTACA ATATCAATTGCTCAAGCTGTGCTTGGTGGTACAGTCAGGATACAGGGACTGTATGAAGATCACACATTACAG aTAGTACCGGGAACATCATCTCACAGCACTATTCGTTTATCAAGGAAAGGAATGAAACGTGTCAGCCAACATGGTCACGGTGATCACTACGTACACATTAAAATACAG GTACCAAAGACACTGACAGACAAGCAGAAAGCCTTGATGTATGCTTATGCCGAACTCGAAGAAGACACTCCCGGTCAAATACTAGGAGTTTCCTATGACAGAGATg GCAAGAAAGTATCGATTGCGGAACCCCACGATTTAGTGGATTCTGTGAAGGAAGCGCTCAAGGAGAAGAAATCTATTGAAGGCACTCCAGAGGATGATGTGTTGAAGGAATCCCGGGGCAAGGGATAA
- the DnaJ-14 gene encoding protein tumorous imaginal discs, mitochondrial-like isoform X2, whose product MAPARSALGFLNSRTFNSLLTNTIPKTTYRFLHKCNNCERFVGSHAISDTSFKTYNFPKHRHIHTTNNLYNRADYYKVLGVSKNASAKDIKKAYYQLAKKYHPDANKSDPEASKKFQEVSEAYEILSDENKRKQYDTYGTTSEQMGMGGPGGPDGFTHQWQYKSTIDPEELFRKIFGDAGFKSNTFSDFAESQFGFGAAQEIIVNLRFTEAARGVNKDVNVNVVDTCPKCQGSRCELGTKAIRCTYCNGTGMETFSRGPFVMRSTCRHCHGTRMLIKYPCVECEGKGQSVQRKKITIPVPAGVEDGQTVRMSVGNNELFITFKVESSNYFKRDGPDVHTDCTISIAQAVLGGTVRIQGLYEDHTLQIVPGTSSHSTIRLSRKGMKRVSQHGHGDHYVHIKIQVPKTLTDKQKALMYAYAELEEDTPGQILGVSYDRDGETI is encoded by the exons ATGGCTCCTGCTCGGAGTGCTCTGGGATTTTTAAATTCAAGAActtttaattcattattaacTAATACAATACCTAAAACTACTTATAGATTTTTACATAAATGTAATAATTGTGAACGTTTTGTTGGAAGCCACGCCATATCGGATACTTCTTTCAAAACTT ATAATTTCCCGAAACATCGACATATTCACACTACAAATAATCTATATAACCGCGCCGATTATTATAAAGTACTCGGTGTATCCAAAAATGCATCGGCCAAAGACATCAAGAAGGCATACTATCAACTTGCGAAGAAATATCACCCTGACGCCAATAAATCGGACCCAGAAGCTTCGAAAAAGTTTCAAGAAGTATCTGAAGCCTATGAG ATATTATCAGATGAAAATAAACGTAAACAATATGACACATATGGCACAACGTCCGAACAAATGGGCATGGGTGGCCCCGGAGGCCCTGATGGTTTCACCCATCAGTGGCAGTACAAATCGACAATAGACCCTGAAGAATTGTTTAGGAAGATTTTTGGAGATGCTGGCTTCAAGAGTAATACTTTTAGTGATTTTGCTGAAAGCCAATTTGGGTTTGGCGCAGCTCAAGAG ATTATAGTAAATTTGAGGTTCACTGAAGCAGCTCGAGGTGTTAATAAAGATGTCAATGTTAATGTTGTTGACACCTGTCCAAAATGCCAAGGTTCTCGTTGTGAGCTAGGAACAAAAGCTATAAGATGCACATATTGTAATGGAACTGGAATGGAAACATTTTCAAGAG GTCCATTTGTAATGCGCTCAACATGCAGACATTGTCATGGTACAAGAATGTTGATAAAATACCCGTGTGTTGAATGTGAAGGAAAGGGACAGTCT GTACAACGTAAGAAAATAACAATACCTGTGCCAGCTGGTGTGGAAGATGGTCAGACAGTGCGTATGTCGGTTGGAAACAATGAATTATTTATCACATTTAAAGTGGAGTCTTCGAATTATTTCAAAAGAGACGGTCCTGATGTACATACTGATTGTACA ATATCAATTGCTCAAGCTGTGCTTGGTGGTACAGTCAGGATACAGGGACTGTATGAAGATCACACATTACAG aTAGTACCGGGAACATCATCTCACAGCACTATTCGTTTATCAAGGAAAGGAATGAAACGTGTCAGCCAACATGGTCACGGTGATCACTACGTACACATTAAAATACAG GTACCAAAGACACTGACAGACAAGCAGAAAGCCTTGATGTATGCTTATGCCGAACTCGAAGAAGACACTCCCGGTCAAATACTAGGAGTTTCCTATGACAGAGATg gTGAAACAATTTAG
- the DnaJ-14 gene encoding Protein tumorous imaginal discs, mitochondrial-like (The RefSeq protein has 1 substitution compared to this genomic sequence) — protein sequence MAPARSALGFLNSRTFNSLLTNTIPKTTYRFLHKCNNCERFVGSHAISDTSFKTYNFPKHRHIHTTNNLYNRADYYKVLGVSKNASAKDIKKAYYQLAKKYHPDANKSDPEASKKFQEVSEAYEILSDENKRKQYDTYGTTSEQMGMGGPGGPDGFTHQWQYKSTIDPEELFRKIFGDAGFKSNTFSDFAESQFGFGAAQEIIVNLRFTEAARGVNKDVNVNVVDTCPKCQGSRCELGTKAIRCTYCNGTGMETFSRGPFVMRSTCRHCHGTRMLIKYPCVECEGKGQSVQRKKITIPVPAGVEDGQTVRMSVGKNELFITFKVESSNYFKRDGPDVHTDCTISIAQAVLGGTVRIQGLYEDHTLQIVPGTSSHSTIRLSRKGMKRVSQHGHGDHYVHIKIQVPKTLTDKQKALMYAYAELEEDTPGQILGVSYDRDEKTNDSARENEKIHRMNRDNDQGNDNSRGWTFVDSIIETFRENKPAFLTGFVTAVILCYYTYYQPYSYGTTEPERELDLPMGYERTIKKQKEMRPDLFEA from the exons ATGGCTCCTGCTCGGAGTGCTCTGGGATTTTTAAATTCAAGAActtttaattcattattaacTAATACAATACCTAAAACTACTTATAGATTTTTACATAAATGTAATAATTGTGAACGTTTTGTTGGAAGCCACGCCATATCGGATACTTCTTTCAAAACTT ATAATTTCCCGAAACATCGACATATTCACACTACAAATAATCTATATAACCGCGCCGATTATTATAAAGTACTCGGTGTATCCAAAAATGCATCGGCCAAAGACATCAAGAAGGCATACTATCAACTTGCGAAGAAATATCACCCTGACGCCAATAAATCGGACCCAGAAGCTTCGAAAAAGTTTCAAGAAGTATCTGAAGCCTATGAG ATATTATCAGATGAAAATAAACGTAAACAATATGACACATATGGCACAACGTCCGAACAAATGGGCATGGGTGGCCCCGGAGGCCCTGATGGTTTCACCCATCAGTGGCAGTACAAATCGACAATAGACCCTGAAGAATTGTTTAGGAAGATTTTTGGAGATGCTGGCTTCAAGAGTAATACTTTTAGTGATTTTGCTGAAAGCCAATTTGGGTTTGGCGCAGCTCAAGAG ATTATAGTAAATTTGAGGTTCACTGAAGCAGCTCGAGGTGTTAATAAAGATGTCAATGTTAATGTTGTTGACACCTGTCCAAAATGCCAAGGTTCTCGTTGTGAGCTAGGAACAAAAGCTATAAGATGCACATATTGTAATGGAACTGGAATGGAAACATTTTCAAGAG GTCCATTTGTAATGCGCTCAACATGCAGACATTGTCATGGTACAAGAATGTTGATAAAATACCCGTGTGTTGAATGTGAAGGAAAGGGACAGTCT GTACAACGTAAGAAAATAACAATACCTGTGCCAGCTGGTGTGGAAGATGGTCAGACAGTGCGTATGTCGGTTGGAAACAATGAATTATTTATCACATTTAAAGTGGAGTCTTCGAATTATTTCAAAAGAGACGGTCCTGATGTACATACTGATTGTACA ATATCAATTGCTCAAGCTGTGCTTGGTGGTACAGTCAGGATACAGGGACTGTATGAAGATCACACATTACAG aTAGTACCGGGAACATCATCTCACAGCACTATTCGTTTATCAAGGAAAGGAATGAAACGTGTCAGCCAACATGGTCACGGTGATCACTACGTACACATTAAAATACAG GTACCAAAGACACTGACAGACAAGCAGAAAGCCTTGATGTATGCTTATGCCGAACTCGAAGAAGACACTCCCGGTCAAATACTAGGAGTTTCCTATGACAGAGATg AAAAAACAAATGATAGTGCTCGGGAAAACGAAAAGATTCACCGTATGAATCGAGATAACGACCAGGGTAATGACAATAGCAGAGGCTGGACATTTGTAGACAGTATCATTGAAACGTTTCGCGAGAACAAACCGGCATTCTTAACTGGTTTCGTAACTGCTGTCATATTGTGTTACTATACGTATTACCAACCGTACTCATACGGCACTACGGAACCGGAAAGGGAGTTAGACCTGCCCATGGGCTACGAGAGaactattaaaaaacaaaaggagATGCGACCTGATTTGTTCGAAGCGTGA
- the LOC101744687 gene encoding protein king tubby isoform X2: MASVNVRDQKIEQQRQLMELKMKQKRQNSGMVQANDLRVGSAKRPISGSRSRELHELGNQIEVLTIDDDNSGEEEEESVPVCSVGRDASTDDICADAAVAPMQARIPRRDDSPSQTAEIEGSVEGAVETFVTTPAKHGTLYKCRIARDRKGMDRGLYPTYFLHLEKDYGKKVFLLAARKRKKSATSNYLISTDPTELTRQADSFAGKLRSNLLGTAFTVYDNGKAWRKHDHAKTRYELASIIYDTNVLGFKGPRKMTVILPGMTPDRQRVAIVPQDDSETLLERLKSQNYDDIVVLHNKTPVWNEETQSYVLNFHGRVTQASVKNFQIVHDSDPEYVVMQFGRISEDVFTMDFRYPLCALQAFGIALSSFDSKLACE, from the exons atGGCATCAGTAAACGTTCGTGATCAAAAAATCGAACAGcaa CGTCAGTTGATGGAACTTAAAATGAAACAGAAAAGGCAGAATTCAGGAATGGTTCAAGCAAACGATTTAAGAGTAGGGTCAGCAAAACGGCCCATATCAGGTAGTCGTAGCCGGGAACTACATG AACTCGGAAATCAAATAGAAGTATTAACTATTGATGATGACAACAGTGGTGAAGAGGAAGAAGAGAGTGTGCCAGTGTGTAGTGTCGGACGGGATGCAAGTACAGATGATATATGTGCTGATGCTGCAGTGGCACCAATGCAGGCCAGGATACCAAGGAGAGACGATTCTCCTAGTCAG ACGGCTGAAATCGAAGGATCCGTTGAAGGCGCAGTGGAAACCTTCGTAACTACCCCAGCGAAGCACGGTACATTGTACAAGTGTCGCATAGCTAGGGACAGGAAAGGAATGGACCGCGGTCTGTATCCTACTTACTTCCTACATTTGGAGAAAGATTACgggaaaaaagtatttttattggcCG CTCGCAAGCGGAAGAAGTCGGCCACATCGAACTACCTGATATCGACCGACCCGACGGAGCTGACCCGCCAGGCCGACAGCTTCGCCGGCAAGCTCCGCTCCAACCTGCTCGGGACCGCCTTCACCGTGTACGACAACGGGAAAGCCTGGCGGAAACACGACCACGCGAAAACGAGATACGAACTGGCCTCTATTATTTAC GACACCAATGTTCTGGGATTCAAGGGTCCGCGCAAAATGACCGTGATCCTACCGGGAATGACGCCCGATCGGCAGCGAGTGGCCATCGTGCCGCAAGACGACAGCGAGACCCTTTTAGAACGACTCAAGAGTCAAAACTATGACGACATCGTGGTGCTTCACAACAAGACCCCAGTGTGGAATGAAGAAACACAATCGTACGTGCTCAATTTCCATGGAAGAGTGACGCAGGCAAGTGTAAAAAACTTTCAGATAGTTCACGATTCGGATCCCGAATACGTGGTGATGCAGTTCGGTCGTATATCCGAAGATGTCTTCACTATGGACTTTAGGTATCCGCTGTGCGCTCTCCAAGCCTTCGGTATAGCTCTCAGTTCTTTTGATAGCAAGTTGGCGTGCGAATGA
- the LOC101744687 gene encoding protein king tubby isoform X1 translates to MASVNVRDQKIEQQRQLMELKMKQKRQNSGMVQANDLRVGSAKRPISGSRSRELHGYDGPMQFLMSPVNPDQVIPLQTNRISTYDELGNQIEVLTIDDDNSGEEEEESVPVCSVGRDASTDDICADAAVAPMQARIPRRDDSPSQTAEIEGSVEGAVETFVTTPAKHGTLYKCRIARDRKGMDRGLYPTYFLHLEKDYGKKVFLLAARKRKKSATSNYLISTDPTELTRQADSFAGKLRSNLLGTAFTVYDNGKAWRKHDHAKTRYELASIIYDTNVLGFKGPRKMTVILPGMTPDRQRVAIVPQDDSETLLERLKSQNYDDIVVLHNKTPVWNEETQSYVLNFHGRVTQASVKNFQIVHDSDPEYVVMQFGRISEDVFTMDFRYPLCALQAFGIALSSFDSKLACE, encoded by the exons atGGCATCAGTAAACGTTCGTGATCAAAAAATCGAACAGcaa CGTCAGTTGATGGAACTTAAAATGAAACAGAAAAGGCAGAATTCAGGAATGGTTCAAGCAAACGATTTAAGAGTAGGGTCAGCAAAACGGCCCATATCAGGTAGTCGTAGCCGGGAACTACATG GCTATGATGGTCCGATGCAATTTCTCATGTCACCTGTAAACCCAGATCAAGTTATACCTCTCCAAACTAACAGAATATCAACATATGACG AACTCGGAAATCAAATAGAAGTATTAACTATTGATGATGACAACAGTGGTGAAGAGGAAGAAGAGAGTGTGCCAGTGTGTAGTGTCGGACGGGATGCAAGTACAGATGATATATGTGCTGATGCTGCAGTGGCACCAATGCAGGCCAGGATACCAAGGAGAGACGATTCTCCTAGTCAG ACGGCTGAAATCGAAGGATCCGTTGAAGGCGCAGTGGAAACCTTCGTAACTACCCCAGCGAAGCACGGTACATTGTACAAGTGTCGCATAGCTAGGGACAGGAAAGGAATGGACCGCGGTCTGTATCCTACTTACTTCCTACATTTGGAGAAAGATTACgggaaaaaagtatttttattggcCG CTCGCAAGCGGAAGAAGTCGGCCACATCGAACTACCTGATATCGACCGACCCGACGGAGCTGACCCGCCAGGCCGACAGCTTCGCCGGCAAGCTCCGCTCCAACCTGCTCGGGACCGCCTTCACCGTGTACGACAACGGGAAAGCCTGGCGGAAACACGACCACGCGAAAACGAGATACGAACTGGCCTCTATTATTTAC GACACCAATGTTCTGGGATTCAAGGGTCCGCGCAAAATGACCGTGATCCTACCGGGAATGACGCCCGATCGGCAGCGAGTGGCCATCGTGCCGCAAGACGACAGCGAGACCCTTTTAGAACGACTCAAGAGTCAAAACTATGACGACATCGTGGTGCTTCACAACAAGACCCCAGTGTGGAATGAAGAAACACAATCGTACGTGCTCAATTTCCATGGAAGAGTGACGCAGGCAAGTGTAAAAAACTTTCAGATAGTTCACGATTCGGATCCCGAATACGTGGTGATGCAGTTCGGTCGTATATCCGAAGATGTCTTCACTATGGACTTTAGGTATCCGCTGTGCGCTCTCCAAGCCTTCGGTATAGCTCTCAGTTCTTTTGATAGCAAGTTGGCGTGCGAATGA
- the RpL28 gene encoding ribosomal protein L28: MSSSLNWMIIRNNNAFLVKKRNIKKPFSKEPNNVTNLHSFRYNGLIHKKAVGVVENPDRKGFTVVYKKAKATRKPAKNLIRRPFKAGARRSLYKVKRLLKANHYRTDLCKATLRRASAILRSQRPIKAKKAKTAATKSE; the protein is encoded by the coding sequence atgtCGTCGTCACTGAACTGGATGATCATCCGCAACAACAATGCATTCCTTGTGAAGAAGCGCAATATCAAAAAGCCGTTCAGCAAGGAGCCGAACAATGTGACTAACCTCCACTCCTTCAGGTACAACGGCTTGATTCACAAGAAAGCTGTTGGTGTCGTGGAGAACCCTGACAGGAAGGGATTCACAGTAGTGTACAAGAAAGCAAAGGCTACCAGAAAGCCCGCTAAAAACTTAATCCGCCGTCCATTCAAGGCTGGTGCCAGGAGGTCACTGTACAAAGTGAAGAGGTTGTTAAAGGCTAACCACTACCGCACAGACTTATGCAAGGCTACCCTTCGTCGTGCTTCAGCCATCCTCCGCTCCCAGAGGCCCATTAAAGCAAAAAAGGCTAAGACAGCCGCAACCAAGTCGGAATAA